TGGAGGCACAGAACCCGCCGGCCGTGGTGCTGCTGGACCCGCTGGGCGACACTGGAGCGGGTCTGAACGAGACATTTAGTCCGAACACAACGAGGTGATGAAGGTTCTGATGACTTCAAcgcaaataaaaagaaaagacgagGTTGAATGTGGAGACTCCGTCAGAGGTGAAATGGGCCGTTCGGACCGAACCAGGTGCACCGGGTGTTCCTTGTTGTTCTgacagcgcagcagcagcagcagcagcagcagcagctcgtctcGTCTGTCTTTGAGTCAGCGGGCCGCAGAGCCGCGCGGCTCCCCGCAGGTCTTTAGTGCGTCGCAGAAAACTTCATTCGTTTCTGCTTTTGCCTCTGATTGCAAAACCAAACCCGGACCACGTTCTTTTTCAGGTCCAGCTTCTCGGCGATCGCGGCGATCTTCTCCGACGAGGGCCTCGGCTGCACGGCGAAGTAGGCCTCCAGGGAGCGCTTCTCCGGGGCGGCGATGGACGTTcgtttcctctttttgtctcctCCGTTGAAGATCTCCGGCTTCGCCATCTTCTCCCGCTGCGCCcgctccgcctcctccagccaGGCCTCCAGGATCGGCTTCAGGGCCACCATGTTGTTGTGCGACAGCGTCAGGGACTCGAACCTGCAGATGGTGCTCTGGCTCAGACACCCCACCCCCGGGATCTTAAGGTTGGCCAGGGCCGCGCCCACGTCCGCCTGGGTCACCCCGAGTTTGATCCGCCTCTGTTTGAACCTCTCGGCGAACGACTCGAGCTCCCGGGGATCCGGCTCCGCGTCCACCCCGCCGCCCCCCAGGGAGCTGTGGGAGCCCAGCCCGTGCGGGTGCATGTTCATGGACTGTGAGTGGTGGTGCTGCATGTGGTTGATGGCCGACATGTGCGCGGCGTGGGTGTGCGAGGCCGAGGAGCAGACGTCCGAGCCGGGCATGCCCCCCAGAGAGATGCCCGGTGTGAGGTGGTCCAGCAGGTCGCCCTCCAGGCCCTGCGACGGCTGGTGGTGCcccgggtggtggtggtggtgggaggtgAGCACCGAGGGGTGGTGCAGGTGCGCGGAGGAGGAGGTCGGGGTGCAGGTCATGCTGGTCATGGTGGTCATGGTGTGGTAGGTCGCGTCTGGTTTGAACGGGTGACTCTTCTGGGCCACGATGTCCACCGCGGCCAGAGCCTCCGCCCTCTGCAGCAGGGTCTCATCAAAGCCCGCGAAGATGTTGCCCTGGAGCTgcgagaggagcagagaggaggagaggagaggaggagaggaggagaggaggagaggagaggaggagagaggaggagaggagaggagaggagaggag
This sequence is a window from Acanthopagrus latus isolate v.2019 chromosome 13, fAcaLat1.1, whole genome shotgun sequence. Protein-coding genes within it:
- the zgc:158291 gene encoding brain-specific homeobox/POU domain protein 3 encodes the protein MMSMNSKQPFSMHPILHEPKYTPLHSSSEAIRRACLPTPSLQGNIFAGFDETLLQRAEALAAVDIVAQKSHPFKPDATYHTMTTMTSMTCTPTSSSAHLHHPSVLTSHHHHHPGHHQPSQGLEGDLLDHLTPGISLGGMPGSDVCSSASHTHAAHMSAINHMQHHHSQSMNMHPHGLGSHSSLGGGGVDAEPDPRELESFAERFKQRRIKLGVTQADVGAALANLKIPGVGCLSQSTICRFESLTLSHNNMVALKPILEAWLEEAERAQREKMAKPEIFNGGDKKRKRTSIAAPEKRSLEAYFAVQPRPSSEKIAAIAEKLDLKKNVVRVWFCNQRQKQKRMKFSATH